GTGCTTTAAACTGActtctcggcgtcgagcttggcgtaGTAGTCGTCGCGCTTCTTCACTGTTTGTCAGCTCGACCATCCGTGACGCCATTGGACACTGGACACTGGACACTGGATACCGGaacccctccttcctccaacTCGCCGCGTCTCCTTTGATCCCTCCGTCTCTCATGCTAGATACGTACTCATGGGGAGGTGGGTGCCGTACCAGAACCAGTAACCAGCAGCGGTACCGGCGGTgaggctggggtcagcaaCGCGAAAGGGCAAATTGCATCCTCAATGATTCTCACGAGATGGCAATGTCCTTGTAGATGCGGCGCGCAAACTGCTTGTCAGCGGTGTTTAGAGAGGTAAGCTTACCATGCCAGTGATAGGGGCGACCATTGTGACTGATGAGTAGGGTttcggtggtggtgaggaagaggtgtGAGACGGACCAAGGGGTAGCTTGGATGCAGTTGGGTTGAAGACGTGCACTGTGGTTGGACCAagtcctcctcacccaccGGAGAAGGTAGGACCACCTTTGCCTCCGTCTTCAACCCATCTGCCATTTCCATTGTTCTTTTTGGTGAGCCTAACTCACAAATTTAACATTAAATCCATGTGGTCCACGTGGGTTTTACTAGGCGTGCTGAGAGCTGATATGCTCGGCAAATGTGGCCAACCGAGTTGACGTGACGGGATTCGGCTGTTCTTCGGGcgaaggagggggaggggggggaaggtggtgtTGGGTCGGTGCGATCATGACAGTACAGGGTGGGATTCTTCCAGGTCGGCACATCACCCACTCAACCCAATCCAACCCAATCCCCAATCCCCGGATCTTGACGAAGTTAACCCCTTCGCCTATATCTCTTGATCTTCTTGTACTTACAAGCTCCCTTTCTCGTCTTTGGAATCTCTCTGTCCATCGTCTACTGCCCATCATGTTCGTCACTCGCCCCGCTCGCGCCAACATTCTCGTCCCCGTCAAGCGTGCCATTGACTACGCTGTGTGCGTTTACCTTTGAAACGCTGAGCCGGCGCCGAAATCCAACTTCGGCCGGCTTTCACCCCGAACCCCGCTGACATCTAGCAAGATCCGCAtcgccaaggacggcaagggcgTCGACACCAATGTCAAGTACTCGATGGTGAGCTTGACATGCTGGAGCtccgctgaccccagaaCCCCTTCGACGAGATTGGTGAGTTCGCTGGTGGTGCTTAGCCGAGAGTGCCGAGCCGAGACGGCTCACGCGGCTCCGGTGATAGCGAGCACGCTTGGAGCGATGAAAACGCGCGTGCTGCTACAGCGCCATGCAGAGAGTGTATGGCGGTCGTCGTGCAGCTCCGGCGAGCTCCGCGGCTTCTTGGCGACATTACAAGCGCCATCGCACCAGGTCGTGgcacagctgacaccagccatGGAGGAGGCCGTCCGCatgaaggagaaggacaagaGCCACAAGGTCACTGCGATCACCGTTGGCcccgccaaggccatcgACACCCTCCGCACCGCCCTTGCCATGGGTGCCGACAACGCCATCCACGTCCAGGTTGGCGAGACCGACGTCGTTGAgcccctcgccgtcgctcaGATCATCAAGAAGATCGCCGAGCGTGACGGCAGCGACCTCATCATTGCCGGCAAGCAGGCTATTGACGACGACACTGGTTCTACCGGTGGTATGCTCGCCGGTCTCCTCAACTGGCCCCAGGCCCAGTTCGcctccaagctcgaggtctCGGCCGACGGCACTGTCAAGGTCGTCCGCGAGATTGACGGTGGCCTCGAGACCCTCGAGACCAAGCTCCCTCTCATTGTCACCACTGACCTGCGTCTCAACGGTGAGTCACGGAATTCGGCGAAGAGATCCACGGAATTGCCCTGCTACCATAAACAGAGCTGACGATCCAGAGCCCCGCTACCCCTCTCTTGTGAGCTAACCGCTTGAAGATGGTAGAGCAGAAAGACTGACCTCAGCCCAACATTATGaaggcgaagaagaagaagtcGGAGGCCATCAAGCccgccgacctcggtgTCGACATTGTGAGTCTTTTGTCTGGCTCATCTGGGCGCATTTGCACCAGTTGAAGCATCTCCGTTAAACACGCTAACCCAAGACTCCCCGCCTCGAGACCATCTCGGTCGAGAACCCCCCTGAGCGCCAGGGCggtggcaaggtcgagtCGGTCCAGGAGCTTgttgccaagctcaaggaggctgGTGTCATCTAAGGGGTGCGAACCCATATTTGCATGGCAGGACGTTGGGCACTAGCGCGCGATGCCTGGCCTGGCCGAGACGAGCAGCAGTAGCGAGTAGAAAAATGCACTATGCGTAGAGAGCATCCTACAGTATTCTGGGACATTGCATGGCGTCGGGGCATGAAACGTGGGCATTGCTGGCTGGGTGGCTGACCTCCACCGAGGTCCACCAAAGTCCAATTGAGGTCCTACTGGGAGAGGGTAGTGATGGGGAACTCGGATCCTCGGATATGGCTCGGGTTAATGGTTGACCAAAGCACGTGGAGGGTTCCTTTTGGACCAGCCTAACATGATGAATGATTATTTGCTCAATATATTTTAAATTAATTTATCCCCGAATCTTGGCCGAGTCGACTTCAGAGGTCCGCATGTCAGTCTACTCATGGTATAGCTACCACTGGACACTGCTGGGGCAGGCTGAGCAGGCTGAGCAAGCTGGGTTATTGCGGCCCTTTGGATGCAGTATGCAGATGAGCAGAACAAGGGCAGGGAATCAGGCGAGGGATGCAAAGCTAGGAGGGTTAGGCGGCATGATCAAGGCCAGTTGGTGACTGTAGCAGACCTGGAAACCTTAGTTGTACGGGTCAGATGGCGCCATAGATTCGTAGTGAGAGACAGGAGTATGTAGGATTATCATCTTCCCTCCACCGAATCCTTTTCCTTTTGGTCTTTGACTTTATCGTCCAGCAACGGACAAACATGACTCAAGGTAAGCAAGTTCATCCATGACTCCACTGCATAGCTGACGTGACAGCTCCGCAAGGGGTCACCGTTGTGTACGTATCCACTTTCGCTGGTCGGCCCCAGTCTCGGCGCTAGTGACCTTCTGTCTTCTGACGAAGGAAGGCCACCACAAAGAGTAAACCTAGCTGACATCCAGCCTCGGCTCCCAGTGGGGagacgagggcaagggcaagctcgtcgatATTCTCGCGGCGGACGCAGACGTCTGCGCCCGCTGCGCCGGCGGTAACAACGCCGGCCACACCATTGTTGTCACCAACGACCAGGGCGAGAAGGTCAAGTACGCCTTTAACCTCCTTCCCTCGGGTGAGTACCGCTGCTTCGCGTTCGGGTCCCGGAATGGGCTGTTTGGCGCCGCTGGGTTGTGTGACTGTCGGACCGAAGAACGAACGTCCTCCATACACGACGGTGGTGGTCGGAAGAGGTCGGCTGCTATTCTTGTCGACGGGGTTCAGCCGACGGCAGTGTTGCTTCGCATACAAATATTGCCCACCCCACGTCCTCTCCAGCTTCCACGCTCAGGTCACCTGAATCTCAGCGGCGACATTCAACTCTGTTCCAGCAAGGCTGGCGGGGAAACTGCACACACGGCTGTGTGAGCGCAACAGTTACCCCAGTTACCCAGCCCGGCGCACCCGTCAgtccgcgtccgcctccactcCTAGCTTTTGGGTCCAAGCGCTGCTCAGCTGAATGTGTGGCTGCGCCGCACAGACATGATACGATTTTGCCGCCATTATTCATTCTCTAGAACCGGAATTCATTTCCTCTGGAGACTCACTAACAGCCAGGTCTGATCAACACCAAGGTCACCGCCTTCATCGGCTCGGGTGTTGTCGTCCACGTCCCCTCGCTCTTCAAGGAGCTGGACACGCTCGAGAGTAAGGGTGAGTTTCAGCGAGCGCACGGTCGTGACCGGCTCTGATCCCGGTCTTAACCGTGCTGACGTCCAGGCCTCAAGGTGGCGAACCGCCTGCTCATTTCGGACCGTGCccaccttgtccttggTTTCCACCAGATTGTCGATGGCCTCAAGGAGATCGAGCTCGGTGGCTCGTCCATCGGCACCACCAGGAAGGGCATCGGACCCGCTTACTCGTCCaaggcgtcgcgctccggTCTGCGTGTGCACCACCTGTTCGaccccaccttccccgaGAAGTtccgcaagctcgtcgagggccgCATCAAGCGCTACGGCAACTTTGAGTTTGACACGGAGGGTGAGATTAAGCAGATGCtggagctcgccgagcgtcTTCGCC
Above is a genomic segment from Cutaneotrichosporon cavernicola HIS019 DNA, chromosome: 1 containing:
- the CIR1 gene encoding uncharacterized protein (Electron transfer flavoprotein domain) is translated as MFVTRPARANILVPVKRAIDYAVKIRIAKDGKGVDTNVKYSMNPFDEIAMEEAVRMKEKDKSHKVTAITVGPAKAIDTLRTALAMGADNAIHVQVGETDVVEPLAVAQIIKKIAERDGSDLIIAGKQAIDDDTGSTGGMLAGLLNWPQAQFASKLEVSADGTVKVVREIDGGLETLETKLPLIVTTDLRLNEPRYPSLPNIMKAKKKKSEAIKPADLGVDITPRLETISVENPPERQGGGKVESVQELVAKLKEAGVI